The sequence atatctctaataattagtgatgttgagcatcttttcacatgcttttggccatctgtatgttttctttggagaaatgtctatttaagttttctacccatttttttttttgattggcttgtttgtttatttggtattaagctgtgtgagctgtttgtaaattttggaaattaaacacttATCAGCtgtaccatttgcaaatattttctcccagtccatctgttatctttttatcttgtttatggttccctttgctgtgcacaagcttataagttttattaggtcccatttgtttatttttgcttttatttgttttgccttgggagactgacctaagaaaatattgctacagtttatatcagagaatattttgcctatgttctcttctagtagttttatggtgacatgtcttatatttaagtcattaagccgttttgagtttatttttgtatatggtgtgaggatatgttctaacttcattgacttATATGTGGCCATCTGGATTTcacaacaccacttgctgaagacactgtcttttctccattttatattcttgcctcctttgttgaagattaattaactgtatgtgtgtgggcttacttctgggctctctattctgttccattgatctatatgtctattgtTGTGTCaataccatgttgttttgattactgtagctttgtagtattgtctgaagtctgggagggttatgcctccagttttgttctttttcctcaggattgctttggcaattttgggTCCTTTGTGGctttatgtaaattttaggattatttgttctagttctgtgaaaagtatcatgggtagtttgatagggattacagTAAATTTGTAGAATGCTTTGGGTATTATGTAggatggccattttaacaatattaatttttccaatccaagaacatgtgatgtttttccatttctttcaattatcttttatttcctttatcagtgttttgtagttctcagcatatagttcaggtttattcctaagtatttcattttattttttgatgtgattttaaaacgttttgttttttactttttctttctgatatttcattattaatgttGAAGatatgcaacagatttttgtatgttactATTGTATCCTGCTATCTTGCTGAATTTGTGTAACAATTCTAGAAGTTTTTgtatggagtctttagggttttctatatagagtatcatgtcatatgcatataatgacaattttacctccaCTCctccaatttggatacattttaattatttttcttgtctgattgctgtggctagtacTTACAATACTATGTTGAAATGATGTGGTGAGAGTTCCCACCTTGTCTTGTTTCAGATTTTAGCTTTTCAGTattgagtattatgttgactTTGGACTTGTCATCAATAGCTTTTTATTGtgctgaggtatgttccctctatacccactttggtgagagtttttatcatgaatgggtgttgaattttatcaaatgatttttctgcatatattgaaatgatcatatagtttttgtcttttcttttgttgatgtggtatattatgttgattgatttgcctatgttgaatcatcattgtgaccctgggatgaatccagcttgatcatggtgtatgatcctttttatgtgttgttggactcagtttgctaatattttgttcaggatctttgcatctattaatcaaatatattgacctgtaatttcctttttggtagtgcatttgtctggttttggtgtcagtgtgatggtgacctcatagaatgagttgggagtgttcccttacattcaatcttttggaagaatttgagaagtataggtataaattcttctttgtatgtttagtagaattccccagtgaagccacccagtcctggacttttgtttacagaaagtttttttttctttctttttttaaaaatatctataaaagatTTATTCACaattgttaaaaaatgaaagcaaccaCAAGGCCCTTAAATAggcaaatagattttaaaaactataatacatttgtacagtggaatagtattcagtgataaatagaaatgagctatcatgacatgcaaacacatggataaaccttaaatacatattactaagtgaaagaagctagtagGAAAAGACTACATACCATTTATTCCAATTATATGCTagcctggaaaaggcaaaactacagattTGAGTCACTGAACATATCAGTGGTTGCCCAGGATTCAGGGAGGGAAAGGGTTGACTACGTAAAGAATtggggactggggcagggagggtgggggggactcgagggggggagtcaaggaagggagggaatacggagatatgtgtataaaaacagatgattgaacctggtgtaccccccaaaaaataaaaaaaaaattaaaaaaaataaaaaaaaaagaattggggaTCTTTGGGGCAGTGAAATTGCTCTGATACTGAAATGGTGGGTACATAGCATTATAcacttgtcaaaacccatagaacatTATAACACCTTAATGTATGCACATTTTAAATGTCATCAGGAGACTGGGCAGTCACAGGATTTGCAGACCATggcaaaataatttaattatataacaAGTGTTTGAAATAACCTAAAAGAAGGAGATTGGGAGTTGGGAGATGCCAACAGAAGTACCTTTGGAAACAGGTGGGGTCTACAAAACTGGAGTATGTACGTTCTGTACCTTAGCTTGTAAAGCTATTTTCCCTAAGGGTTTGAGGTCACACCTCACTGCACAGATGGTGGTTTGACCCCACCATCTCCACACACTGAAACTGAACAATGAGGTAAATGGATGGTGGGTGGTGGGAGCAGATTTCTCACAGATTGAAGGAGAGGATGCAGACCAGCATGAGAATGGTAGGTTTGGTACAGATTAGCATTAGGGACATTAGTATGAAGTTATCTTTAGCTTAATATAAATGCATGtggatgtttgtgtgtgtgtgtacacagactaatacacacatatatatttcttgcTCATTGAGAGggtctagaagcaatgacaccccagtagcaatgagcacacctagcactcaaattttcatttctgataccaTCCTCTAATAAAAGgaacatttcctttcttttcttttcttttctttttccttcagattCTATTTCATGTCTAGTGATGGGTTTGTTCCAATTATCTAGCTTTTCTTGATTTAGTTTTGGTGAGCTGTATGTTCccagaaacttgtccatttcttgtAGGTTGTCAAATTCATTGGGAAATGTTCATAGCATTCTCTTATGGTGTTTCGTATTTTTGGAGTATCAgtagttatttctcctctttcattttgagtcctatctcttttcttcttggtgaatcTCCCCAgagttttgctgttttgtttattctttaaaaaaccaGCTCATGGTTTCAttagtttttaaatactttttaaaatctctatttaaacaatatcctctctgatctttattatttccttctttctgctgactttaagttttgttttttgttttttaaattattttaagcactaggttaggttgttcatttgagatttttcttgttttttgaggaggGCCTGTATTGCTTTGAACGTCCCTCTTAGGACTTCTAAAGGACTTCTTAGGACAAAATCCCCTAGATTTTGTTTGGTTGTGTTTTCAGTATCATTcctctcaaggtattttttatttcctctttgatttcatttttgacCCATTGGATTTTTAGTAGCAtcttgtttagtctccatgtaatcgtttttttttttcttttctctttctttctcttgcttctctTTATGAgcttgatttctaatttcataccatcgtggtcagaaaagatgcttgaaataatttccaaCCTCCTAAATGTGTTGagtctttttgtttcttaatattgGGTCTATTCTAGAGACTGTTTCATGTGCACTTAAAAGTAAtgtgtactgtgtgtgtgtgtttaatgtaatgtcctgaaaatatcaattaaatctaactGTTCTACTTCATCTTTTATGATCTCTGTcaccttattcattttctgtctgtaagatctgtccattgaggtcggtggggtgttcaagtctcctactattattgcattcctGTCAAGGGAAACCTTTTGAATTGGGCTtctgattaaatatttattcaagttttctgtctttctttagGGGAGGTTGTAATTATTTGGGCCTTGGAGATCATATTCTCTTAGGCACACCTTCTACCCTGTCTGGTAGTTGTCACTGGTGTAGGATGCAAATCAAACTCTAATTAATGTCATTTCAGATGAATATACTAGGAGACATAGCTgacttttcctgttttctgccaTGTgcagaaatattagaaataacaaGTGAGGGCAATCAAATTAAATCTGTTTCTAAAAATACTCAGGGAGCAATTTCTTTAAGCATGGAAAATCCACAAAACCAAATGAATCAACCCTAAAACAAGAAACTTCATTGCAATTAAGCAAATCTAGTTTAGAAACTAGAGAAGTAAAGATTTTGCTAAAGGTGATTCTcgttaaagaggaaggaaagggccAGCTCTGTGCAGCACTAGCTAAAGTAAGCCCCAAATACCCTGCTCTTCACTGACTTCAgctaaaagtgtgtgtgtatttaatatcACAAATTTGCCATACGGTGATCACAGGAGCTAATAGTGCTGAGAAATTATTGATCTCTATAATAATTACATCTTAAAATTTTACTACCAAATTCTTGTTAATAAAACAccaatatcatttatatttttgataaaattttagatttattttacattctagaggaaagtttttttttttttttctgtcccagtCTTGACTAAAGGCTGATTTTAGCACTCAGTCATTTTGTATTCTTCCTGAAGTGTACatctttcttatctataaaataaagctcTATTTTCCATGCCTAGGAGGAAGGCCTTAAGGAGCCTAGTTCTCTCACTTCCCTACTGAGTGCTAAGTGCAGTGCCTGGCCTTCAAATGCAAGGAGCTTTGTAACACAGCATTTACTCCCTGCTTGTACTGTTCTAAGTGATTTACACATTTTAACTCCTTTAATCCCCTTAGTAATGCTAGGTGGTAGACAGCATTATTTTATTCCAGTTTCTCAGATTGTCAGAATGCTGTAGTTTTATCTGGTCATGTACTTGCATTAGACAATGGGTATGAACTCAGAAGAAGGAgcacaagaaacaggaaaatttgtTGGAGCCAAGAAAAGGCAGGtttatccttttttcttcataaaacaaaTTGTTGACATTGGGTTGAAAACGTGTGAGATTTTGGCAACCTAGAAGCTGCCTTTGTTAATTCAAGGAAGATCAGATGATTTTAATGCCATAACAGATGAAAGTCTGTATCAGAAGTTCTGCTTCCTGAGCCCATCCTGAAACTGTgagttttctcactgttctgagGTGCAGGTATATTTAAGCAGATGAGTGCATTTTTAACTTCAGCATATTTAAGCAAAAATGATCCTCTGTGTTATTTAGAAAAGCAgtgtttttttcagaattttgggTCAGAAGAACTGGCTCTTTTGATGGTGCTCTGAGACCATGGATagattattttatgatttatttttattttcacacaaCAAGGGGATTGAAACAAATGACCTATAACTTTTCTATAATTTATAACAGAATTTGTCAGGTCTTAAAGGCTCCTGAAAGCCATTCAAGGAAATATGCTAACATAAGGTTGTAATCAAGTATAGCAATGTAagtgtcttttcatctttcttaggGGGCATCTACTGATGGCTATACTCTTCAAAGCTTCTATAACATCTTTGCTTCTCAGACTATAGACAAGAAGGTTAAGCATAGGGGTAAGGATGGCATTAAACATAAAGAGAGACTGATTTAATTTGGGGGTCTTGGAGGACCCAGGCCTCATGTAGACCAATATGGCAGGACCAAAGTAGAGGATAACCACACAGAGGTGGGAGGAACAGGTGGCCAGAGCCTTGCTCCTGCCCTCAGGGGAGTTCATGCGGAGGACAGCAAGGAAAATGAGGGTGTAGGAGGCCAGGATGAGACTTAAAGGGATGAGGACCACCAGAAAGCTTGAGACCATCACTGACTTCAAATAGGCTGAAAGGTCCTCACAAGTGAGCTTCAAGAGGGCCATTCCCTCACACAAAAAGTGTGGGATCTCCCGAGGATGACAGATGGGCAGATGCATGGTATAAGCTGTATGAACCAGGGAAGTTATTGCTCCTCCTGCCCAGGACCCAATGACCATCTTTTTGCAGGTGATATGACTCATAATGACTGAGTAACGCAGTGGGTTACAGATGgcaacatagcggtcataggacatGAGGGTCAGCAGGAGGCACTCAGCAATTCCCAGGGTTATGCTGAAGAAGATGTGGGTTCCACAGCCTACCTGAGATATGATTCTTTCCCCTGAGAAGAAGTCTGTGAGCATTTTGGGGACAGAAGTTGAGATCAAGGCCAAGTCAATGAGGGAGAGCTGGCTGAGCAGAAAGTACATGGGGGAGTGGAGGTGGGAATCTAGCCAGATGAGGAGAATAAGAACAGCATTGCCCACAACAGCCATCCAGTAGACCAGAAGGATAAGGCAGATAAGGATCACAAGGTGGCCTAACTCAGGCCAGAGCCCCAGGAGAATAAAATCTGTGG is a genomic window of Hippopotamus amphibius kiboko isolate mHipAmp2 chromosome 15, mHipAmp2.hap2, whole genome shotgun sequence containing:
- the LOC130837357 gene encoding olfactory receptor 2L2-like — encoded protein: MERNNKTITTDFILLGLWPELGHLVILICLILLVYWMAVVGNAVLILLIWLDSHLHSPMYFLLSQLSLIDLALISTSVPKMLTDFFSGERIISQVGCGTHIFFSITLGIAECLLLTLMSYDRYVAICNPLRYSVIMSHITCKKMVIGSWAGGAITSLVHTAYTMHLPICHPREIPHFLCEGMALLKLTCEDLSAYLKSVMVSSFLVVLIPLSLILASYTLIFLAVLRMNSPEGRSKALATCSSHLCVVILYFGPAILVYMRPGSSKTPKLNQSLFMFNAILTPMLNLLVYSLRSKDVIEALKSIAISRCPLRKMKRHLHCYT